One genomic window of Polyodon spathula isolate WHYD16114869_AA chromosome 8, ASM1765450v1, whole genome shotgun sequence includes the following:
- the LOC121320051 gene encoding uncharacterized protein LOC121320051: MGMTSFQQVVIAFSLVIFAFVIFPRMSGGGTKDARAFDANQQRKAEPGPGRGHHSSMNADGSKSQSFASMQQMRKAMEQEMKNEKYKGNNKGFVFTLMPLYAVGVGVFAVYKFLKIKSQHETGAVKRETSKGTRKPEDTENQLHELEQRLSQTEKMLNSILTQLDPLTNCVESVASEQKNEIMVQLHSIRQLMRKRGMNIQQLNIEEPACDKKLEDLIQSLKESETEYSVKEGEEISASEENLLEDPNAEEDLSDICENEDDESKEDDLAVVSSETKNEDMAVTPSCSEELEEMGLRRRNKRE; the protein is encoded by the exons ATGGGAATGACCTCCTTTCAGCAGGTCGTGATCGCGTTTTCTTTGGTGATATTTGCCTTCGTGATTTTCCCTAGAATGTCCGGAGGTGGAACCAAAGATGCGAGAGCGTTCGATGCCAATCAGCAAAGAAAAG CTGAGCCGGGCCCTGGAAGAGGGCATCATTCCAGCATGAATGCAGACGGCTCTAAGAGCCAATCGTTTGCAAGCATGCAACAAATGAGAAAAGCCATGGAGCAAGAAATGAAGAACGAAAAATACAAGGGAAACAACAAAGGATTTGTGTTCACACTGATGCCACTGTATGCAGTTGGAGTTGGCGTCTTTGCAGTGTACAAGTTTCTTAAG ATAAAGTCACAACATGAGACAGGAGCAGTCAAGAGGGAAACTTCTAAAGGGACCAGAAAGCCAGAAGACACAG aaaatcAACTGCATGAACTGGAGCAAAGGCTGTCCCAGACGGAAAAGATGCTGAATTCCATACTGACCCAGCTAGATCCATTAACTAACTG tgttgaATCCGTGGCCTCTGAACAGAAGAATGAGATCATGGTGCAGCTCCATTCCATCAGACAGCTGATGAGAAAGAGAGGCATGAATATACAACAGCTAAACATTGAAG AACCAGCATGCGATAAGAAGCTTGAAGACCTCATCCAGTCACTAAAGGAAAGTGAGACTGAATACAGTGTGAAGGAGGGTGAGGAGATCAGTGCTAGTGAAGAAAATCTGTTGGAGGATCCCAACGCAGAAGAAGATCTGAGTGATATTTGTGAAAATGAAGATGACGAATCTAAAGAGGATGATCTCGCTGTTGTCTCCAGTGAAACCAAAAATGAAGACATGGCGGTTACTCCAAGTTGCTCTGAAGAGCTGGAGGAGATGGGATTAAGGAGACGCAACAAGCGTGAATGA
- the caps2 gene encoding calcyphosin-2 isoform X1: protein MDLHIKGMPATPRGGGQSNLEGGKNSAQGWRANSRAARGPRPNEVPELNFGKLGDSEDEDSYIPASKGSPCLEPPDSNSTVSWGTPFPTPYALHHHSQQPFPWEEKTVPENLPAPSERYKQKYKQYESELKESYRQHSQNVKEKSKTGTPLEHSPRNEAHAQAVEDDLTALDEKALQQQCYTSKPYSAQHSMRKLAAEDLAIERRKQAVVEQVMVDQLSRAVISDPEQNGTIREKNSLPGLGSAPLRFKNRTLHDTKVKTSSALTENLLSNKLRFDARILSRNGRDACRELIGFFFGFDNSLTVYEYRHFGKNRSNALPFIQKGAYSHQHGRRKGMQYQIRDFYVGANITFATSGQNLPESIRQKPSFTIRITNVGEVPKSMLLATSTGKNQGPTKQELDDRHVFKAIQGMLKERLSKRGVRTLTGLGKYFRNKDTSGDGVLHKTELRQALKEFHLDLPDKDFESLWLILDQNCHGQVDYGEFKWAVIGEMSEYRKAFVRKAYMKLDPNKTGNIAVIDIKKFYCAKRHPKVLSGEATEEQLRSAFVETMQESCRDPSAVSYTEFEDYYEGLSIGIIEDEDFANVLQNSWGI, encoded by the exons ATGGATTTGCACATTAAAGGTATGCCAGCAACTCCGAGAGGAGGAGGGCAGTCCAATCTGGAAGGAGGAAAAAACTCTGCGCAG GGATGGAGAGCCAATTCAAGAGCTGCACGAGGCCCTCGACCTAATGA GGTGCCTGAATTGAACTTTGGGAAACTGGGAGATTCGGAGGATGAG GATTCTTATATTCCTGCCAGCAAAGGGTCCCCTTGCTTAGAGCCTCCAGACTCCAACTCCACAGTAAGCTGGGGAACACCTTTCCCAACTCCATATGCGCTGCACCACCACAGCCAGCAA ccGTTTCCGTGGGAAGAGAAGACCGTCCCTGAGAATTTGCCAGCACCTTCAGAGAGATACAAGCAGAAATATAAGCAGTATGAGTCTGAGTTAAAGGAGAGTTACAGGCAGCATTCTCAGAATGTGAAGGAGAAGAGCAAAACAGGCACACCGCTAGAGCACTCACCAAGGAATGAAGCACACGCACAG GCTGTTGAAGATGATCTGACAGCTCTCGATGAGAAAGCTCTTCAGCAGCAGTGTTACACAAGCAAACCGTACAGCGCACAGCACAGTATGAGAAAGCTAGCAGCA gaAGACCTTGCAATAGAGAGGAGAAAGCAAGCCGTGGTGGAGCAGGTGATGGTGGACCAGCTGTCCAG GGCTGTCATAAGTGATCCTGAACAAAATGGGACCATCAGAGAAAAGAATTCTCTCCCAGGGCTTGGATCAGCACCTTTACGCTTTAAGAACCGGACACTGCATGACACGAA aGTGAAGACCAGTTCAGCATTAACAGAAAATTTGCTGTCTAACAAGTTGCGCTTCGATGCTAGAATCTTATCAAG AAATGGACGTGATGCTTGCAGAGAGCTGATCGGATTCTTCTTTGGCTTTGATAATTCTCTGACAGTTTATGAATATCGTCATTTTGGGAAAAATAG ATCAAATGCACTTCCATTTATTCAGAAGGGTGCTTACAGTCATCAGCATGGAAGAAGAAAAGGAATGCAGTACCAAATTCGAGATTTCTATGTT GGGGCTAACATAACTTTCGCCACATCTGGACAAAATCTACCTGAAAGTATTAGACAGAAGCCATCCTTCACTATTCGGATTACTAATGTGGGTGAAGTTCCCAAAAGTATGCTACT AGCCACTTCTACAGGGAAGAACCAAGGTCCCACAAAACAGGAACTTGATGACAGACATGTCTTCAAGGCCATTCAAG GAATGTTGAAGGAAAGGCTAAGTAAGAGAGGAGTTCGTACACTGACAGGATTAGGAAAGTACTTCCGAAATAAAGACACATCTGGCGATGGTGTTTTACACAAGACAGAGCTCAGACAAGCTCTGAAAGAATTTCATTTGGACCTGCCTGATAAG gacTTTGAGTCTCTTTGGCTGATACTGGATCAGAACTGTCATGGACAAGTAGATTATGGGGAGTTCAAATGGGCAGTGATTGGAGAGATGAGTGAATATCGCAAGGCTTTTGTTAGAAaa GCCTATATGAAACTTGACCCAAACAAGACTGGCAACATTGCTGTGATTGACATCAAAAAGTTCTACTGTGCCAAGAGACACCCAAAAGTGTTATCCG GTG